One window of the Dreissena polymorpha isolate Duluth1 chromosome 5, UMN_Dpol_1.0, whole genome shotgun sequence genome contains the following:
- the LOC127882101 gene encoding uncharacterized protein LOC127882101 isoform X2 produces the protein MGAALVSLLTKDTETVFPYFCTMCKNTHTETEAKAYCKECDSLFCDECVKLHSQLFQSHTSNGREEMEKWPVSIATQEFLENCKVHNGKKLKLFCEDHSQLCCNTCIRLSHRQCSKVNLIADTTLSAKDHQQLSVKINSILDQLMKLQTNWESNIKSLQVSYEERLNEVRSMRERINATLDKLEKVTLKELDELKASWNVSLKFDVDTCSRLRTELTRLSDAMLEIGKKNEELAFIGLAHQKSEEMIKQVDTYLKNNSIQTEVSLKRIDYNGPGIEWYLSSAVGLVNTIHISKELTMQGSPDQAFTVTGATPVSVRINSDTSDCCITGICGLFNGQLVVADNERLKLLDLQYKVISDCHMPDLIWDMCLITPCQVAVAVNKHIKFVSVNNGQLVIDRELQLSHECRGVAYNQGELYVTSGNALYKYTIVGTLVNYKMFEDTSSYMAAVAWHPINEQMFASGGSDGAVMFWEAGTEKEVGSMEEAHDAIIWDLAWHPLGHVLASASNDHSTKFWTRNRPGDAMRDKYNLNIAIIGPDGEPIDMDTDVQLGEMKTALPGMGLEHGLPPEKEELPDPEDELPSIPGLDWSTDKEYFKEEPRPDERRFRKAPYTRPIPKTFEHAWVTNQQPTIVKTEEVQKKRGGIKSLLSLEIAPPSKHQKGDEDQDIDDRYDNPEFDDNGYHGDEDYRQDEDLRGDEDFRGDIDFRGQEGYPPQPFNSDPSYLKSPGVGGKMPPKTGLLGDGPPGGPRSHIEATQPAKVSGHGGPPPIGGGAGVEGPLGPPRDYPGGYQPRAGADDPGYHDVRNDSQGSYDEYETDMYPEDYDTSYSEDYEGSGGGYGFNDRDDSFSEGGPPARHTPRGRGRGGQDGYRGRGGHDDRFIDRPDRGRNDWNERDAGFSEDGSRGGRGFHSNPRRGNFRGGDRDSYRGGGDRGGRGGRGGPRGGNRGGGDHRGGGRSRGRGRGARGGN, from the exons ATGGGAGCCGCCTTAGTGTCTTTGCTTACAAAAGATACAGAAACAGTTTTTCCCTATTTTTGCACGATGTGTAAGAACACACACACCGAGACGGAGGCAAAGGCTTATTGTAAAGAGTGTGACTCACTCTTTTGTGACGAATGTGTAAAACTACACAGTCAGTTGTTTCAAAGCCACACCTCTAATGGACGTGAAGAAATGGAGAAGTGGCCAGTTTCCATAGCTACACAGGAGTTTCTGGAGAACTGTAAAGTTCATAATGGGAAGAAACTGAAACTATTCTGTGAGGACCACAGCCAACTGTGTTGCAATACTTGCATTCGATTGAGTCATCG ACAGTGTTCAAAGGTGAACTTGATTGCTGACACCACTCTATCTGCAAAAGACCATCAGCAGCTGTCAGTCAAGATCAACTCCATTCTTGATCAACTTATGAAGCTGCAAACGAACTGGGAGAGCAACATAAAGTCACTGCAAGTGTCATATGAAGAGAGGCTTAATGAGGTTAGGAGTATGAGAGAGAGAATAAATGCCACCTTAGATAAGCTGGAGAAAGTCACACTGAAGGAATTGGATGAACTTAAGGCCAGCTGGAATGTGTCTCTCAAGTTTGATGTTGACACATGCTCCAGGCTTCGTACTGAGCTGACACGTCTCAGTGATGCAATGCTGGAAATTGGGAAAAAGAACGAAGAGTTGGCCTTCATAGGATTAGCCCATCAGAAAAGTGAAGAGATGATAAAACAAGTAGACACATACCTGAAAAACAATTCCATACAAACAGAAGTTTCCTTGAAGAGGATTGATTACAATGGACCAGGTATTGAATGGTATTTATCTAGCGCTGTAGGTCTTGTTAATACCATACACATTTCCAAGGAGTTGACCATGCAGGGGAGCCCAGACCAGGCATTCACAGTCACAGGAGCAACTCCAGTCAGTGTAAGAATAAATAGTGATACCAGTGACTGTTGTATCACAGGCATTTGTGGTCTTTTCAATGGTCAGCTAGTTGTTGCAGATAATGAGAGATTGAAGCTGTTGGATCTGCAGTACAAGGTTATCAGTGATTGTCATATGCCTGACCTTATATGGGACATGTGCCTGATCACCCCCTGTCAGGTAGCAGTAGCTGTGAACAAACATATAAAATTTGTCTCAGTGAACAATGGACAGCTGGTGATTGACAGAGAGCTACAGCTATCACATGAGTGTAGAGGTGTTGCCTATAACCAGGGCGAACTCTATGTGACCTCTGGTAATGCTCTGTACAAGTACACTATCGTTGGCACACTTGTGAACTACAAGATGTTTGAGGATACATCTTCTTATATGGCAG CTGTTGCCTGGCACCCCATCAACGAGCAGATGTTTGCCAGCGGGGGCTCTGACGGGGCGGTCATGTTCTGGGAGGCAGG AACAGAGAAGGAGGTGGGATCTATGGAGGAGGCACACGATGCCATCATCTGGGACCTGGCTTGGCATCCTCTAG GTCATGTACTGGCCTCAGCCTCTAACGATCATTCCAC TAAATTCTGGACGCGCAATCGTCCCGGTGATGCAATGAGAGACAAGTACAATCTCAATATAGCAATTATAGGTCCTGATGGGGAGCCTATAGACATGG acaCTGATGTACAACTGGGGGAGATGAAGACGGCACTGCCCGGCATGGGACTTGAACATGGTCTACCACCTGAGAAAGAGGAACTACCAG ACCCTGAGGATGAGTTGCCATCCATTCCGGGACTGGACTGGTCAACAGACAAGGAGTATTTCAAGGAGGAGCCCAGACCTGATGAGCGGCGCTTCCGCAAGGCCCCGTACACACGCCCCATACCGAAGACCTTTGAGCACGCCTGGGTCACCAATCAGCAGCCCACCATCGTAAAGACAGAAG AGGTTCAAAAGAAGCGAGGTGGAATAAAATCACTACTTTCGCTGGAAATAGCCCCACCTTCAAAACATCAGAAAG GGGATGAAGACCAAGATATCG ATGATCGCTATGACAACCCAGAATTTGACGACAACGGTTACCATGGCGATGAAGACTACAGGCAGGATGAGGACTTGCGAGGCGATGAAGATTTTCGCGGAGACATAGACTTCAGGGGCCAGGAGGGGTATCCACCTCAGCCCTTCAATTCTGACCCCAGCTATCTGAAGTCCCCTGGGGTCGGGGGTAAAATGCCCCCAAAAACCGGTCTCCTAGGTGATGGGCCTCCAGGTGGGCCAAGATCACACATTGAGGCCACACAGCCAGCTAAAGTCTCGGGCCATGGTGGTCCGCCACCTATTGGTGGTGGGGCTGGGGTTGAAGGTCCTTTGGGTCCTCCAAGAGACTACCCTGGGGGCTACCAGCCAAGAGCAGGTGCAGACGATCCTGGTTACCACGACGTCAGAAATGACAGTCAAGGTTCGTATGATGAATACGAGACAGACATGTACCCAGAGGACTATGATACTTCGTACTCAGAGGATTATGAAGGCTCAGGTGGTGGTTATGGCTTTAATGACAGAGACGATAGTTTCAGTGAGGGTGGGCCACCAGCCCGACATACGCCTAGGGGCAGAGGTCGTGGAGGTCAGGATGGTTACAGAGGTCGCGGTGGTCATGATGACAGGTTTATTGACCGTCCTGACCGAGGTCGAAATGACTGGAACGAAAGAGACGCGGGTTTTAGTGAAGATGGAAGTAGAGGTGGGAGAGGTTTCCACAGCAATCCACGTAGGGGGAATTTTAGAGGCGGAGACAGGGACAGTTATCGGGGTGGAGGTGACAGGGGTGGCAGAGGGGGAAGGGGTGGACCTAGAGGGGGAAACAGAGGGGGTGGGGATCACAGAGGGGGAGGTAGAAGCAGAGGTCGAGGCAGGGGAGCCAGGGGAGGCAACTGA
- the LOC127882101 gene encoding uncharacterized protein LOC127882101 isoform X1 has product MGAALVSLLTKDTETVFPYFCTMCKNTHTETEAKAYCKECDSLFCDECVKLHSQLFQSHTSNGREEMEKWPVSIATQEFLENCKVHNGKKLKLFCEDHSQLCCNTCIRLSHRQCSKVNLIADTTLSAKDHQQLSVKINSILDQLMKLQTNWESNIKSLQVSYEERLNEVRSMRERINATLDKLEKVTLKELDELKASWNVSLKFDVDTCSRLRTELTRLSDAMLEIGKKNEELAFIGLAHQKSEEMIKQVDTYLKNNSIQTEVSLKRIDYNGPGIEWYLSSAVGLVNTIHISKELTMQGSPDQAFTVTGATPVSVRINSDTSDCCITGICGLFNGQLVVADNERLKLLDLQYKVISDCHMPDLIWDMCLITPCQVAVAVNKHIKFVSVNNGQLVIDRELQLSHECRGVAYNQGELYVTSGNALYKYTIVGTLVNYKMFEDTSSYMAAVAWHPINEQMFASGGSDGAVMFWEAGTEKEVGSMEEAHDAIIWDLAWHPLGHVLASASNDHSTKFWTRNRPGDAMRDKYNLNIAIIGPDGEPIDMDTDVQLGEMKTALPGMGLEHGLPPEKEELPDPEDELPSIPGLDWSTDKEYFKEEPRPDERRFRKAPYTRPIPKTFEHAWVTNQQPTIVKTEEVQKKRGGIKSLLSLEIAPPSKHQKGDEDQDIDDRYDNPEFDDNGYHGDEDYRQDEDLRGDEDFRGDIDFRGQEGYPPQPFNSDPSYLKSPGVGGKMPPKTGLLGDGPPGGPRSHIEATQPAKVSGHGGPPPIGGGAGVEGPLGPPRDYPGGYQPRAGADDPGYHDVRNDSQGSYDEYETDMYPEDYDTSYSEDYEGSGGGYGFNDRDDSFSEGGPPARHTPRGRGRGGQDGYRGRGGHDDRFIDRPDRGRNDWNERDAGFSEDGSRGGRGFHSNPRRGNFRGGDRDSYRGGGDRGGRGGRGGPRGGNRGGGDHRGGGRSRGRGRGARGGN; this is encoded by the exons ATGGGAGCCGCCTTAGTGTCTTTGCTTACAAAAGATACAGAAACAGTTTTTCCCTATTTTTGCACGATGTGTAAGAACACACACACCGAGACGGAGGCAAAGGCTTATTGTAAAGAGTGTGACTCACTCTTTTGTGACGAATGTGTAAAACTACACAGTCAGTTGTTTCAAAGCCACACCTCTAATGGACGTGAAGAAATGGAGAAGTGGCCAGTTTCCATAGCTACACAGGAGTTTCTGGAGAACTGTAAAGTTCATAATGGGAAGAAACTGAAACTATTCTGTGAGGACCACAGCCAACTGTGTTGCAATACTTGCATTCGATTGAGTCATCG ACAGTGTTCAAAGGTGAACTTGATTGCTGACACCACTCTATCTGCAAAAGACCATCAGCAGCTGTCAGTCAAGATCAACTCCATTCTTGATCAACTTATGAAGCTGCAAACGAACTGGGAGAGCAACATAAAGTCACTGCAAGTGTCATATGAAGAGAGGCTTAATGAGGTTAGGAGTATGAGAGAGAGAATAAATGCCACCTTAGATAAGCTGGAGAAAGTCACACTGAAGGAATTGGATGAACTTAAGGCCAGCTGGAATGTGTCTCTCAAGTTTGATGTTGACACATGCTCCAGGCTTCGTACTGAGCTGACACGTCTCAGTGATGCAATGCTGGAAATTGGGAAAAAGAACGAAGAGTTGGCCTTCATAGGATTAGCCCATCAGAAAAGTGAAGAGATGATAAAACAAGTAGACACATACCTGAAAAACAATTCCATACAAACAGAAGTTTCCTTGAAGAGGATTGATTACAATGGACCAGGTATTGAATGGTATTTATCTAGCGCTGTAGGTCTTGTTAATACCATACACATTTCCAAGGAGTTGACCATGCAGGGGAGCCCAGACCAGGCATTCACAGTCACAGGAGCAACTCCAGTCAGTGTAAGAATAAATAGTGATACCAGTGACTGTTGTATCACAGGCATTTGTGGTCTTTTCAATGGTCAGCTAGTTGTTGCAGATAATGAGAGATTGAAGCTGTTGGATCTGCAGTACAAGGTTATCAGTGATTGTCATATGCCTGACCTTATATGGGACATGTGCCTGATCACCCCCTGTCAGGTAGCAGTAGCTGTGAACAAACATATAAAATTTGTCTCAGTGAACAATGGACAGCTGGTGATTGACAGAGAGCTACAGCTATCACATGAGTGTAGAGGTGTTGCCTATAACCAGGGCGAACTCTATGTGACCTCTGGTAATGCTCTGTACAAGTACACTATCGTTGGCACACTTGTGAACTACAAGATGTTTGAGGATACATCTTCTTATATGGCAG CTGTTGCCTGGCACCCCATCAACGAGCAGATGTTTGCCAGCGGGGGCTCTGACGGGGCGGTCATGTTCTGGGAGGCAGG AACAGAGAAGGAGGTGGGATCTATGGAGGAGGCACACGATGCCATCATCTGGGACCTGGCTTGGCATCCTCTAGGTCATGTACTAGCCTCAGCCTCTAATGATCATTCCAC TAAATTCTGGACGCGCAATCGTCCCGGTGATGCAATGAGAGACAAGTACAATCTCAATATAGCAATTATAGGTCCTGATGGGGAGCCTATAGACATGG acaCTGATGTACAACTGGGGGAGATGAAGACGGCACTGCCCGGCATGGGACTTGAACATGGTCTACCACCTGAGAAAGAGGAACTACCAG ACCCTGAGGATGAGTTGCCATCCATTCCGGGACTGGACTGGTCAACAGACAAGGAGTATTTCAAGGAGGAGCCCAGACCTGATGAGCGGCGCTTCCGCAAGGCCCCGTACACACGCCCCATACCGAAGACCTTTGAGCACGCCTGGGTCACCAATCAGCAGCCCACCATCGTAAAGACAGAAG AGGTTCAAAAGAAGCGAGGTGGAATAAAATCACTACTTTCGCTGGAAATAGCCCCACCTTCAAAACATCAGAAAG GGGATGAAGACCAAGATATCG ATGATCGCTATGACAACCCAGAATTTGACGACAACGGTTACCATGGCGATGAAGACTACAGGCAGGATGAGGACTTGCGAGGCGATGAAGATTTTCGCGGAGACATAGACTTCAGGGGCCAGGAGGGGTATCCACCTCAGCCCTTCAATTCTGACCCCAGCTATCTGAAGTCCCCTGGGGTCGGGGGTAAAATGCCCCCAAAAACCGGTCTCCTAGGTGATGGGCCTCCAGGTGGGCCAAGATCACACATTGAGGCCACACAGCCAGCTAAAGTCTCGGGCCATGGTGGTCCGCCACCTATTGGTGGTGGGGCTGGGGTTGAAGGTCCTTTGGGTCCTCCAAGAGACTACCCTGGGGGCTACCAGCCAAGAGCAGGTGCAGACGATCCTGGTTACCACGACGTCAGAAATGACAGTCAAGGTTCGTATGATGAATACGAGACAGACATGTACCCAGAGGACTATGATACTTCGTACTCAGAGGATTATGAAGGCTCAGGTGGTGGTTATGGCTTTAATGACAGAGACGATAGTTTCAGTGAGGGTGGGCCACCAGCCCGACATACGCCTAGGGGCAGAGGTCGTGGAGGTCAGGATGGTTACAGAGGTCGCGGTGGTCATGATGACAGGTTTATTGACCGTCCTGACCGAGGTCGAAATGACTGGAACGAAAGAGACGCGGGTTTTAGTGAAGATGGAAGTAGAGGTGGGAGAGGTTTCCACAGCAATCCACGTAGGGGGAATTTTAGAGGCGGAGACAGGGACAGTTATCGGGGTGGAGGTGACAGGGGTGGCAGAGGGGGAAGGGGTGGACCTAGAGGGGGAAACAGAGGGGGTGGGGATCACAGAGGGGGAGGTAGAAGCAGAGGTCGAGGCAGGGGAGCCAGGGGAGGCAACTGA